One window from the genome of Streptomyces sp. NBC_01476 encodes:
- a CDS encoding D-alanine--D-alanine ligase family protein, translating to MSNVQKFDRKPRVAVVFGGRSSEHGVSVVTAASVLRAIDRDKYDVLPIGITSEGRWALTADEPERMAIAERRMPTVEQVTDHEGAVMLPVDPASREVVYTEAGAVPKVLGEVDVVFPMLHGPYGEDGTLQGLLELSGVPYVGSGVLASAVGMDKEYMKRIFTSFGLAVGPYTVIRPREWDRGPEAVRRKITDFAGAHGWPLFIKPARAGSSFGISKVENTDELDAAIAEARRHDPKLIVEALLTGREIECGVLEFEDGPRASLPAEIPSANTEGFYDFDAKYIDSAEGIVPAPLTAEQTAEVQRLAVAAFEAASCEGLVRADFFLLDNGRFVINEINTMPGFTPISMYPRMWQESGVSYPELIDRLIQAALSRATGLR from the coding sequence ATGAGCAACGTGCAGAAGTTCGACCGCAAACCGCGGGTGGCCGTCGTCTTCGGCGGGCGCAGCTCCGAGCACGGAGTTTCGGTGGTGACCGCCGCCAGCGTGCTGCGCGCCATCGACCGCGACAAGTACGACGTCCTGCCCATCGGCATCACCAGCGAAGGCCGCTGGGCACTCACCGCAGACGAGCCCGAGCGGATGGCCATCGCCGAACGCCGGATGCCCACCGTCGAACAGGTCACCGACCACGAGGGCGCCGTGATGCTGCCGGTGGACCCGGCCAGCCGCGAAGTCGTCTACACCGAAGCCGGCGCCGTACCCAAGGTGCTCGGCGAGGTCGACGTCGTCTTCCCGATGCTGCACGGCCCCTACGGCGAGGACGGCACCCTCCAGGGCCTGCTGGAACTCTCCGGGGTGCCCTACGTCGGGTCCGGCGTCCTGGCCTCCGCCGTGGGCATGGACAAGGAGTACATGAAGCGGATCTTCACCTCCTTCGGTCTGGCGGTCGGCCCGTACACGGTGATCAGGCCGCGCGAATGGGACCGTGGCCCGGAAGCCGTCCGCCGCAAGATCACCGACTTCGCCGGCGCCCACGGCTGGCCGCTGTTCATCAAGCCCGCCCGGGCCGGCTCCTCCTTCGGCATCAGCAAGGTCGAGAACACCGACGAACTCGACGCAGCGATCGCCGAGGCCCGCAGGCACGACCCCAAGCTCATCGTCGAGGCGCTGCTCACCGGTCGCGAGATCGAGTGCGGTGTGCTGGAGTTCGAGGACGGACCGCGCGCGTCGCTGCCCGCCGAGATCCCCTCGGCGAACACCGAGGGCTTCTACGACTTCGACGCCAAGTACATCGACTCCGCGGAAGGCATCGTGCCCGCCCCGCTCACCGCCGAGCAGACCGCCGAGGTCCAGCGGCTCGCGGTGGCCGCGTTCGAGGCCGCCTCCTGCGAGGGCCTGGTCCGCGCCGACTTCTTCCTGCTGGACAACGGCCGGTTCGTGATCAACGAGATCAACACGATGCCCGGCTTCACCCCCATCTCGATGTACCCGCGGATGTGGCAGGAGAGCGGCGTCAGCTACCCCGAACTCATCGACCGGCTCATCCAGGCCGCGCTGAGCCGGGCCACCGGCCTGCGTTGA
- a CDS encoding fumarylacetoacetate hydrolase family protein, whose translation MRIARFSIDGNVAFGAVEGDSTGPGLEGLVIDIMKGIPFGDFELSGTKVPADKVRLLSPVLPNKVVAIGRNYADHAKELGNEVPTTPWAFFKPSTSVVGPGDPIVYPSFSNEVHHEAELAVVISRLCREVPRERVKDVILGYTCANDVTARDTQQTEKQWARAKGFDSSCPLGPWIETDLDPADLAITATVNGELRQAGRTAQMINSIEDLIVNITEAMTLLPGDVLLTGTPAGVGPLLPGDEVAVTIEGIGTLTNKVISRG comes from the coding sequence ATGCGCATCGCCAGGTTCTCCATCGACGGCAACGTCGCCTTCGGCGCGGTCGAGGGCGACTCGACAGGCCCGGGTCTCGAAGGTCTCGTCATCGACATCATGAAGGGCATCCCCTTCGGGGACTTCGAGCTGTCCGGGACGAAAGTGCCGGCCGACAAGGTCCGGCTGCTGTCCCCGGTCCTGCCCAACAAGGTCGTCGCGATCGGCCGGAACTACGCCGACCACGCCAAGGAATTGGGCAACGAAGTGCCCACCACACCCTGGGCGTTCTTCAAGCCGTCGACCTCGGTGGTCGGCCCCGGCGACCCGATCGTGTACCCCTCGTTCTCCAACGAGGTCCACCACGAGGCCGAACTCGCCGTCGTCATCAGCCGGTTGTGCCGCGAGGTGCCCCGGGAACGGGTCAAGGACGTCATCCTCGGCTACACCTGCGCCAACGACGTCACCGCCCGCGACACCCAGCAGACCGAGAAGCAGTGGGCCCGGGCCAAGGGCTTCGACTCCTCCTGCCCGCTCGGCCCCTGGATCGAGACCGACCTCGACCCCGCCGACCTGGCGATCACCGCGACCGTCAACGGCGAACTCCGGCAGGCCGGCCGCACCGCGCAGATGATCAACTCCATCGAGGACCTGATCGTCAACATCACCGAGGCCATGACGCTGCTCCCCGGCGACGTGCTGCTCACCGGCACCCCGGCGGGCGTCGGCCCGCTGCTCCCCGGCGACGAGGTCGCCGTCACCATCGAAGGCATCGGCACTCTCACCAACAAGGTGATCTCGCGTGGCTAG
- a CDS encoding lysophospholipid acyltransferase family protein: protein MSRRRIGFWYRLAAVIAKPPLIVLFKRDWRGMENIPAEGGFLTAVNHNSYLDPLLYAHFQYNTGRVPRFLAKAALFKPFFVGAVMRGTGQIPVVRATTDAAAAYRAAVEAVNKGECVAFYPEGTLTRDPDQWPMAGKTGIARVALLTKAPVIPVAQWGGNEFLPPYAKKPSWLPRKTHRVLVGPPVDLTDWYGKEPTAEVLREVTAHIMGDVKQLLAEVRGVPAPPGLYDPRTAARKERESE, encoded by the coding sequence GTGTCCCGCCGCAGAATCGGTTTCTGGTACCGCCTGGCGGCCGTCATCGCGAAGCCGCCGCTCATTGTGCTGTTCAAGCGGGATTGGCGCGGAATGGAGAACATTCCGGCCGAGGGCGGATTCCTCACGGCGGTGAACCACAACTCCTACCTCGACCCGCTGCTGTATGCGCATTTCCAGTACAACACCGGGCGCGTCCCACGCTTCCTCGCCAAGGCCGCCCTCTTCAAGCCGTTCTTCGTCGGCGCCGTGATGCGCGGCACCGGCCAGATCCCGGTGGTCCGGGCCACCACCGACGCGGCCGCCGCCTACCGGGCCGCCGTCGAGGCGGTCAACAAGGGCGAATGCGTGGCCTTCTACCCCGAGGGCACCCTCACCCGGGACCCCGACCAGTGGCCGATGGCGGGCAAGACCGGTATCGCCCGCGTCGCGCTGCTCACCAAGGCCCCCGTCATCCCGGTCGCCCAGTGGGGCGGCAACGAATTCCTGCCGCCGTACGCGAAGAAGCCCAGCTGGCTGCCGCGCAAGACCCACCGCGTGCTGGTCGGCCCGCCCGTCGACCTCACCGACTGGTACGGCAAGGAGCCCACCGCCGAGGTGCTGCGCGAGGTCACCGCGCACATCATGGGTGACGTGAAGCAACTCCTCGCCGAGGTCCGCGGAGTGCCCGCGCCCCCCGGCCTCTACGACCCGCGCACGGCGGCCAGGAAGGAACGGGAGAGCGAATGA
- a CDS encoding HAD family hydrolase: MAIRAVLWDIDDTIFDYATADRTGMRLHLGQEGLPDGCTTVEQALLRWAELTEVHWARFAAGECDFQSQRRGRVRDFTGLPLTDDEVDAYFERHLTHYESAWALFPDTVPALDLLAADYRHAVLSNSVAAVQERKLRTLGVRDRFEALVCAADLGLAKPAADAFHAACRALALEPHEVAYVGNEPDIDARGATEAGLLGIWLDRHGRGGRPDLTRITGLAELPHVLCGDTRFGAVSRIG; this comes from the coding sequence ATGGCGATCCGCGCGGTCCTGTGGGACATCGACGACACCATTTTCGACTACGCGACGGCCGACCGGACCGGTATGCGGCTCCATCTCGGCCAGGAGGGCCTGCCCGACGGCTGTACGACCGTCGAGCAGGCCCTCCTGCGCTGGGCGGAACTGACCGAGGTGCACTGGGCGCGGTTCGCCGCGGGGGAGTGCGACTTCCAGAGCCAGCGCCGCGGCCGGGTGCGGGACTTCACCGGACTGCCGCTGACCGACGACGAGGTCGACGCCTACTTCGAGCGGCACCTGACGCACTACGAGTCCGCCTGGGCGCTCTTCCCCGACACCGTGCCCGCACTGGACCTGCTGGCCGCCGACTACCGGCACGCGGTGCTGTCCAACTCCGTCGCGGCCGTCCAGGAGCGCAAGTTGCGCACGCTCGGCGTACGCGACCGGTTCGAGGCGCTGGTGTGCGCGGCGGACCTGGGCCTGGCCAAACCGGCCGCGGACGCCTTCCACGCGGCCTGCCGGGCACTCGCCCTGGAGCCGCACGAGGTCGCCTACGTGGGCAACGAACCGGACATCGACGCCCGCGGCGCGACCGAGGCGGGACTGCTCGGCATCTGGCTGGACCGGCACGGGCGCGGCGGCCGTCCTGACCTGACAAGGATCACCGGGCTCGCCGAACTGCCTCACGTGCTCTGCGGCGATACTCGTTTTGGAGCGGTGTCCCGCATCGGGTAA
- the ndgR gene encoding IclR family transcriptional regulator NdgR has translation MDNSSGVGVLDKAALVLSALESGPATLAGLVGATGLARPTAHRLAVALEHHRMVARDMQGRFILGPRLSELAAAAGEDRLLATAGPVLTHLRDVTGESAQLYRRQGDMRICVAAAERLSGLRDTVPVGSTLPMKAGSAAQVLMAWEEPERLHRGLQGARFTATALSGVRRRGWSQSIGEREPGVASVSAPVRGPSNRVVAAVSVSGPIERLTRHPGRMHAQAVVDAAGRLSEALRRSG, from the coding sequence ATGGACAACTCTAGCGGCGTCGGCGTTCTCGACAAGGCGGCTCTGGTGCTCAGCGCGCTGGAGTCCGGTCCGGCCACCCTGGCCGGTCTCGTGGGCGCCACGGGCCTGGCCCGCCCCACCGCGCACCGGCTGGCGGTCGCGCTGGAACACCACCGGATGGTGGCCCGCGACATGCAGGGCCGCTTCATCCTGGGCCCGCGGCTGTCCGAACTCGCCGCCGCCGCGGGTGAGGACCGGCTGCTCGCCACCGCCGGGCCCGTCCTCACGCACCTGCGGGACGTCACCGGCGAGAGCGCCCAGCTCTACCGCCGCCAGGGCGACATGCGGATCTGCGTGGCCGCGGCGGAACGGCTGTCCGGACTGCGGGACACCGTGCCGGTCGGCTCCACGCTGCCGATGAAGGCCGGCTCGGCCGCGCAGGTGCTGATGGCCTGGGAGGAGCCGGAGCGGCTGCACCGCGGTCTGCAGGGGGCCCGCTTCACCGCGACCGCGCTGTCCGGGGTGCGGCGCCGCGGCTGGTCGCAGTCCATCGGCGAGCGGGAGCCGGGCGTCGCCTCGGTCTCCGCGCCGGTCCGCGGCCCCTCGAACCGGGTGGTCGCCGCGGTGTCGGTCTCCGGCCCGATCGAGCGGCTGACCCGCCACCCGGGCCGGATGCACGCGCAGGCGGTCGTGGACGCGGCCGGCCGGCTCAGCGAAGCGCTGCGCCGCAGCGGCTGA
- a CDS encoding DUF3515 domain-containing protein → MSSHRRALLIAVSAAACLSAAAVYVLGFSGVTSGTDEKVAVPVPDPRTAGYCAALHARLPAKVNGLPQHDLKPVSGLTAGWGDPPIVLRCGVPRPAADASASTDGVEVDGVGWSIEPQPGGSFRLTTTLRKAYVEVTLPKKYAGDLDPLTDLAGAVKKTIPEGI, encoded by the coding sequence GTGAGTTCGCACCGCCGGGCCCTACTGATCGCCGTGTCCGCCGCCGCATGCCTGTCAGCGGCGGCGGTCTACGTCCTGGGTTTCTCCGGTGTCACTTCCGGTACGGACGAGAAGGTCGCCGTGCCGGTTCCTGACCCGCGGACCGCCGGTTACTGCGCCGCGCTGCACGCCCGGCTCCCGGCGAAGGTGAACGGCCTCCCCCAGCATGATCTCAAGCCGGTGTCCGGTCTGACCGCGGGGTGGGGCGATCCCCCGATCGTGCTGCGCTGCGGGGTGCCGCGGCCGGCCGCCGACGCGTCCGCGTCGACCGACGGGGTGGAGGTGGACGGGGTCGGCTGGTCGATCGAGCCGCAGCCGGGGGGATCCTTCCGGCTGACCACGACGCTGCGCAAGGCGTACGTCGAGGTGACACTGCCGAAGAAGTACGCCGGCGATCTCGATCCGCTGACCGATCTCGCCGGCGCCGTGAAGAAGACGATCCCGGAGGGGATCTGA
- the leuC gene encoding 3-isopropylmalate dehydratase large subunit: MGRTLAEKVWDDHVVRRAEGEPDLLFIDLHLIHEVTSPQAFDGLRMNGRQVRRTDLTIATEDHNTPTLDIDKPIADPVSRTQLETLRKNCAEFGVRLHPLGDIEQGVVHVVGPQLGLTQPGTTVVCGDSHTSTHGAFGALAFGIGTSQVEHVLATQTLPLAPFRTMAVTVDGELPDGVTAKDLILAVITQIGTGGGQGYVIEYRGSAIEKLSMEARMTICNMSIEAGARAGMIAPDQTTFDYLEGRVHAPKGADWDAALTYWKTLKTDPDAVFDHEVRIDASTLTPFVTWGTNPGQGAPLSAAVPDPASFADPSDRFAAEKALEYMGLAAGQPLREVTVDTVFVGSCTNGRIEDLRAAASVVQGRQVADGVRMLVVPGSVRVALQAVEEGLDKVFTAAGAEWRHAGCSMCLGMNPDQLAPGERSASTSNRNFEGRQGKGGRTHLVSPQVAAATAVLGHLASPADLSDAPALAEV, encoded by the coding sequence ATGGGTAGGACACTCGCGGAAAAAGTCTGGGACGACCACGTCGTCCGCCGCGCCGAGGGCGAGCCTGATCTGCTTTTCATCGATCTTCACCTGATCCACGAGGTGACCAGCCCCCAGGCGTTCGACGGGCTGCGGATGAACGGCCGGCAGGTGCGCCGTACCGACCTCACCATCGCCACCGAGGATCACAACACCCCGACCCTCGACATCGACAAGCCGATCGCCGACCCGGTCTCGCGCACCCAGCTGGAGACGCTGCGCAAGAACTGCGCCGAGTTCGGGGTACGGCTGCACCCGCTCGGTGACATCGAGCAGGGTGTGGTGCACGTGGTCGGCCCGCAGCTGGGTCTGACCCAGCCCGGCACCACCGTGGTCTGCGGCGACTCGCACACCTCGACCCACGGCGCCTTCGGCGCGCTGGCGTTCGGCATCGGCACCTCGCAGGTCGAGCACGTGCTGGCCACCCAGACGCTGCCGCTGGCCCCGTTCAGGACGATGGCGGTCACCGTCGACGGCGAACTGCCCGACGGCGTCACCGCGAAGGACCTGATCCTCGCGGTGATCACCCAGATCGGCACCGGCGGCGGCCAGGGGTACGTCATCGAGTACCGCGGTTCGGCCATCGAGAAGCTGTCGATGGAAGCCCGGATGACCATCTGCAACATGTCGATCGAGGCGGGCGCGCGGGCCGGCATGATCGCCCCCGACCAGACCACGTTCGACTACCTGGAAGGGCGCGTGCACGCCCCGAAGGGCGCGGACTGGGACGCGGCCCTCACCTACTGGAAGACGCTCAAGACGGACCCGGACGCGGTCTTCGACCACGAGGTGCGGATCGACGCGAGCACCCTCACCCCCTTCGTCACCTGGGGCACCAACCCCGGCCAGGGCGCGCCGCTGAGCGCGGCCGTGCCGGACCCGGCGTCCTTCGCCGACCCGAGCGACCGCTTCGCCGCCGAGAAGGCGCTGGAGTACATGGGCCTGGCCGCCGGCCAGCCGCTGCGCGAGGTCACGGTGGACACCGTCTTCGTCGGTTCCTGCACCAACGGCCGGATCGAGGACCTGCGGGCCGCCGCGTCCGTCGTCCAGGGCCGCCAGGTCGCCGACGGCGTACGGATGCTGGTCGTCCCCGGTTCCGTCCGGGTCGCGCTGCAGGCCGTCGAGGAGGGCCTGGACAAGGTGTTCACCGCGGCCGGCGCCGAATGGCGGCACGCGGGTTGCTCGATGTGTCTGGGTATGAACCCCGACCAACTGGCCCCGGGCGAGCGTTCCGCGTCCACCTCCAACCGCAACTTCGAAGGACGGCAGGGCAAGGGCGGCCGTACGCACCTGGTCTCCCCGCAGGTGGCCGCCGCCACCGCGGTGCTCGGCCACCTCGCCTCGCCCGCGGACCTGTCCGACGCCCCTGCCCTCGCGGAGGTCTGA
- the gltX gene encoding glutamate--tRNA ligase → MASPTPRPDASVRVRFCPSPTGNPHVGLIRTALFNWAFARHHGGTLVFRIEDTDAARDSEESYQQLLDSLRWLGLDWDEGPEVGGPHAPYRQSQRMEIYADVARRLKETGHAYDCYCTPEELETRRAAARAAGRPSGYDGHCRTLTAEQVAGYLAEGRPAIVRFRMPDQPVTFTDLVRGELTFTPENVPDFGIVRANGAPLYTLVNPVDDALMEITHVLRGEDLLSSTPRQIALYQALIELGVAKDVPEFGHLPYVMGEGNKKLSKRDPEASLNLYRERGFLPEGLLNYLSLLGWSYAADQDVFTMAEMVSRFEIADVNANPARFDLKKAEAINGDHIRRLTPEAFAAACLPWLRAPYAPWAPEAFDEAAWQAIAPYAQTRVTVLADITANVDFLFLDRPVADEASWAKAMKEGSADLLRTARERLAAADWSSAEALKEAVLAAGEVHGLKLGKAQAPVRVAVTGRTVGLPLFESLQILGRDRTLERIDAALAALGS, encoded by the coding sequence GTGGCTAGCCCGACCCCCCGTCCCGACGCGTCCGTCCGCGTCCGCTTCTGCCCCTCGCCGACCGGCAACCCGCATGTGGGCCTGATCCGTACCGCCCTCTTCAACTGGGCCTTCGCCCGGCACCACGGCGGCACCCTGGTCTTCCGCATCGAGGACACCGACGCGGCCCGCGACTCCGAGGAGTCGTACCAGCAGCTGCTGGACTCGCTGCGCTGGCTCGGCCTCGACTGGGACGAGGGCCCCGAGGTGGGCGGCCCGCACGCGCCCTACCGGCAGTCGCAGCGGATGGAGATCTACGCCGATGTGGCCCGCCGCCTGAAGGAGACCGGGCACGCGTACGACTGCTACTGCACCCCCGAGGAGCTGGAGACCCGCCGGGCCGCGGCCCGCGCGGCCGGCCGCCCGTCCGGCTACGACGGCCACTGCCGCACCCTCACCGCCGAGCAGGTCGCCGGCTACCTGGCCGAGGGCCGCCCGGCGATCGTCCGCTTCCGGATGCCCGACCAGCCGGTCACCTTCACCGACCTGGTCCGCGGCGAGCTGACCTTCACCCCGGAGAACGTGCCGGACTTCGGCATCGTCCGGGCCAACGGCGCCCCGCTCTACACCCTGGTCAACCCGGTGGACGACGCGCTCATGGAGATCACCCACGTGCTGCGCGGCGAGGACCTGCTCTCCTCCACCCCGCGTCAGATCGCCCTCTACCAGGCGCTGATCGAGCTGGGCGTGGCCAAGGACGTACCCGAGTTCGGCCACCTGCCCTACGTCATGGGCGAGGGCAACAAGAAGCTCTCCAAGCGCGACCCCGAGGCGTCCCTCAACCTCTACCGGGAGCGCGGCTTCCTCCCCGAGGGCCTGCTCAACTACCTCTCGCTGCTCGGCTGGTCCTACGCCGCCGACCAGGACGTCTTCACCATGGCCGAGATGGTCTCCCGGTTCGAGATTGCGGACGTCAACGCCAACCCGGCCCGCTTCGACCTGAAGAAGGCCGAGGCGATCAACGGCGACCACATCCGCCGGCTGACCCCCGAGGCGTTCGCGGCGGCCTGCCTGCCGTGGCTGCGCGCCCCGTACGCCCCCTGGGCCCCCGAGGCGTTCGACGAGGCCGCCTGGCAGGCCATCGCGCCCTACGCCCAGACCCGGGTCACCGTTCTCGCCGACATCACCGCCAATGTCGACTTCCTCTTCCTGGACCGGCCGGTGGCGGACGAGGCGTCCTGGGCCAAGGCGATGAAGGAGGGCTCCGCGGACCTGCTGCGGACCGCCCGGGAGCGGCTGGCCGCGGCCGACTGGTCGTCCGCCGAGGCGCTCAAGGAGGCCGTGCTGGCGGCCGGCGAGGTCCACGGGCTGAAGCTGGGCAAGGCCCAGGCCCCGGTCCGGGTGGCGGTCACCGGCCGTACGGTCGGGCTGCCGCTCTTCGAGTCCCTCCAGATCCTCGGCCGGGACCGCACCCTGGAGCGGATCGACGCGGCGCTGGCCGCGCTGGGGTCCTGA
- a CDS encoding NAD(P)H-dependent glycerol-3-phosphate dehydrogenase yields the protein MTARCAVYGSGAWGTAFAMVLADAGCQVSLWGRRPELVDAVNATRTNPECYPDLELPAAVTATADPAEAAADAEFVILAVPSQSLRSSLAAWAPLLHPDAVLVSLMKGVELGTAKRMSEVIEDVTKAGPERIAVLSGPNLAPEIAARQPAAAVVACQDESVARRFQTACHTAYFRPYTNTDVVGCELGGAVKNVIALAVGIADGMGMGDNTKATLITRGLAETTRLGLAMGADPYTFAGLAGMGDLVATCSSPLSRNNTFGQNLGRGMSLSQTIAATSQTAEGVKSCESVADLARRHGVDMPITETVVDVVHNGKSPLTALKELMSRSAKPER from the coding sequence ATGACGGCCCGCTGCGCGGTCTACGGCAGCGGCGCCTGGGGCACCGCGTTCGCCATGGTGCTCGCCGACGCCGGCTGCCAGGTCTCCTTGTGGGGCCGCAGGCCCGAGCTCGTGGACGCCGTCAACGCCACCCGCACCAACCCCGAGTGCTACCCCGACCTGGAACTCCCGGCCGCGGTCACCGCCACCGCGGACCCGGCCGAGGCCGCCGCGGACGCCGAGTTCGTGATCCTCGCCGTCCCCTCCCAGTCGCTGCGCAGCAGCCTCGCCGCCTGGGCGCCGCTGCTGCACCCCGACGCGGTGCTGGTCAGCCTGATGAAAGGCGTCGAACTCGGCACCGCCAAGCGGATGAGCGAGGTCATCGAGGACGTCACCAAGGCCGGCCCCGAGCGGATCGCGGTCCTGTCAGGGCCCAACCTCGCCCCGGAGATCGCCGCCCGGCAGCCCGCCGCGGCCGTCGTCGCCTGCCAGGACGAGTCGGTGGCCCGCCGGTTCCAGACCGCCTGCCACACCGCGTACTTCCGCCCGTACACCAACACCGACGTGGTCGGCTGCGAACTCGGCGGCGCGGTGAAGAACGTGATCGCACTCGCCGTCGGCATCGCCGACGGCATGGGCATGGGCGACAACACCAAGGCGACGCTGATCACCCGCGGCCTGGCCGAGACCACCCGGCTGGGCCTGGCGATGGGTGCCGACCCGTACACCTTCGCCGGTCTGGCCGGCATGGGCGACCTGGTGGCCACCTGCTCCTCGCCGCTCTCCCGCAACAACACCTTCGGCCAGAACCTGGGCCGCGGCATGAGTCTCAGCCAGACCATCGCCGCCACCAGCCAGACCGCCGAAGGCGTCAAGTCCTGCGAATCGGTGGCCGATCTGGCCCGCCGGCACGGGGTGGACATGCCGATCACCGAGACCGTCGTCGACGTCGTGCACAACGGGAAATCGCCACTCACCGCCCTCAAAGAGTTGATGTCACGCTCCGCGAAGCCGGAGCGGTAA
- a CDS encoding Lrp/AsnC ligand binding domain-containing protein, with protein sequence MVQAYILIQTEVGKASAVAEVISKIDGVIQAEDVTGPYDVIVRAQAGTVDELGRMVVARVQQVDGITRTLTCPVVHI encoded by the coding sequence GTGGTACAGGCGTACATCCTGATCCAGACCGAGGTCGGCAAGGCCTCGGCAGTAGCGGAGGTGATTTCCAAGATCGACGGAGTCATCCAGGCCGAAGACGTCACAGGTCCTTATGACGTCATCGTCCGGGCCCAGGCCGGCACGGTCGACGAGCTCGGCCGCATGGTGGTCGCCAGAGTCCAGCAGGTGGACGGCATCACCCGCACACTGACCTGTCCTGTCGTACATATATAG
- a CDS encoding HU family DNA-binding protein yields MNKAQLVEAIADKVGGRQAAAEAVDAVLDAIVRSVVGGDRVSVTGFGSFEKVDRPARYARNPQTGERVRVKKTSVPRFRAGQGFKDLVSGTKKLPRGGEVSVKKAPKGSLSGGPSTTARTTTKKAAAKKATTARAAAKKTTAKKTTSAAKKTTAKKTTAKKTSAKKTAAKKAPAAKKTAAKKAPGKRASARKTTAKRAAAAR; encoded by the coding sequence GTGAACAAGGCGCAGCTCGTAGAAGCGATTGCCGACAAGGTGGGTGGCCGGCAGGCCGCCGCGGAAGCGGTTGACGCGGTTCTCGACGCGATCGTCCGCTCGGTGGTGGGCGGCGATCGGGTCTCCGTCACCGGCTTCGGGTCGTTCGAGAAGGTCGACCGTCCGGCCCGCTACGCCCGTAACCCCCAGACCGGGGAGCGGGTCCGGGTGAAGAAGACCTCTGTGCCGCGGTTCCGCGCGGGTCAGGGCTTCAAGGACCTGGTCAGCGGGACGAAGAAGCTTCCGCGCGGCGGCGAGGTGTCGGTCAAGAAGGCCCCCAAGGGCAGCCTGAGCGGCGGCCCGTCCACCACGGCCCGCACCACCACGAAGAAGGCGGCGGCCAAGAAGGCCACCACCGCCCGGGCCGCGGCGAAGAAGACCACCGCCAAGAAGACCACCTCGGCGGCGAAGAAGACCACGGCCAAGAAGACGACCGCGAAGAAGACCAGCGCGAAGAAGACGGCCGCCAAGAAGGCCCCGGCGGCCAAGAAGACCGCCGCCAAGAAGGCCCCGGGCAAGCGAGCCTCGGCCCGCAAGACCACCGCGAAGCGCGCCGCCGCCGCGAGGTGA
- the leuD gene encoding 3-isopropylmalate dehydratase small subunit, with product MEAFTTHTGRAVPLRRSNVDTDQIIPAHWLKKVTRNGFEDGLFEAWRKDENFILNAPERSGATVLVAGPDFGTGSSREHAVWALQNYGFKTVISPRFADIFRGNSLKNGLLTVVLPQETVEQLWKLTEADPTAEITVDLVSREVRADGVTAPFELDDNARWRLLEGLDDISLTLANEADIATFEASRPSFKPSTVVSA from the coding sequence ATGGAAGCCTTCACCACCCACACCGGCCGGGCCGTACCGCTGCGCCGCAGCAATGTCGACACCGACCAGATCATCCCCGCGCACTGGCTGAAGAAGGTCACCCGCAACGGGTTCGAGGACGGGCTCTTCGAAGCCTGGCGCAAGGACGAGAACTTCATCCTCAACGCGCCCGAGCGCAGCGGCGCCACCGTGCTGGTGGCCGGCCCCGACTTCGGCACCGGCTCCTCGCGCGAACACGCGGTCTGGGCGCTGCAGAACTACGGCTTCAAGACCGTGATCTCGCCCCGCTTCGCCGACATCTTCCGCGGTAACTCGCTGAAGAACGGCCTGCTCACGGTGGTGCTCCCGCAGGAGACCGTCGAACAGCTGTGGAAGCTCACCGAAGCCGACCCGACCGCGGAGATCACCGTCGACCTGGTCAGCCGCGAGGTGCGCGCCGACGGCGTCACCGCACCGTTCGAACTCGACGACAACGCCCGGTGGCGGCTGCTCGAAGGGCTCGACGACATCAGCCTGACGCTGGCCAACGAGGCCGACATCGCCACCTTCGAGGCGAGCCGGCCGTCGTTCAAGCCGAGCACGGTCGTCTCCGCCTGA